The following is a genomic window from Zalophus californianus isolate mZalCal1 chromosome 10, mZalCal1.pri.v2, whole genome shotgun sequence.
CTGTCTGGGAGGATGATCTTCAGATCagaaatggaagaatgaatgTTGGTAAAGGAATCTGAAAGCCCAGggtagtgggttgaatagtgtctcCTCCGAACCCCAATTCATGTCTACCCAcgacttcagaatgtgactgtattagttttctaggattgctgtaacaaagtatcacTCTAGCAGCTTTCTGgtggattctttgggattttctaaaTATAGAATCCCACCATCCATGAATAGACATAGTTCTACCCCTTTCCAATTtgggtgtcttttatttctttctcttgtctaattgctctggctagaactttctGTACAATATTGAATAACAGCAGTAAAAGCagtcatccttgtcttgttccttatcttaAGGGAATGGCTTTCAGTCTACgaatatgatgttaactgtggatTTCTCATCAATGCCCTTTATCTAGCAAAtaatcaatatttaaatttttttgtccACATTGAGATATGGCGTATTCAGAATGCCTTAATTATTAATAAGGCAATGTGTTACAATACCAATAAAAAAGATTATTGTAATTGTGTAATTAAATAAAtgccctttatcatgttgaggaaatttccctttattcctacctttctgagagtttttttatttttttaaagattttatttatttatttgacagcaggagagggaacacaagcagggggagtgggagagggagaagcagacttcccaaggagcagggagcccgatgtgggactcaatcccaggaccctgggatcatgacctgagccgaaggcagacgcccaacgactgagccacccaggcgcccctactttgtccattttcaattcaattaaataaaatttaaaacaataaacaattcATTGTTGAATTGTAAAAGTTCATTTTATATTCCggatactagacccttatcaggtatatgatttacaaatatttctcccattctatgaatgccttttactttctttgaagcacaaaactTTCTTGTGggcttctttttggggtgatgaaatgttctaaaattggtggtggtgatggtcacacaatTCTGTGAACACACTAAAAGCCGCTAAACTGAACCCTTAAAAAGGTGtgtcttagggcgcctgggtggcttagtcagttaaaggtctaattcttggtttcagctcaggtcatgatcacatgggtcatgagatggagcccctgtggagtctgcttgaaaattctctccctctgcccctccccaccagcatgcacatgtgtgctctttctttctctctaaaataaataaatattcttttaaaaagggtGTGTcttgggggtgcccgggtggctcagtcgttaaccatgtgcctttggctcaggtcatgatcccagggtcttgggatcgagctccacatcgagcagggagcctgcttctccctctccctgtacccctccacccctctcatgctctcttttcgtctctctcgctatctctctttcaaataagtaaataaaatcttaaaaaaaaaaaaaggaacatacctCTGGAGTTTTGTTGACTTTGAGTCTACCAGCTTTGAGGCAGATGTGAATGCAATTTTGGTTTTTCAATAGGACAGTAATCATAAATTCTGGACATAATTGGCTGCTAAACTCACAGCCATCCCCCCCCCTTCTTCCTTATAGACCTTGATTTCATTCAGAAGACAACAGGCTTGGTGAAACGGGGCCTGCCCCAAACCCCAAGGGATGATTAAAGTTTAGAACAAAAGCCAATAAGACAACCTCATTCCTTTTGCCAGGAACTTGCTTTCTCATCATCCCTTGAAGCCAAGAGtatagaagagagacaaattgaGGTAAGACtgttaagcaaaaagaaacaaggacTTGATAATTTGGGGAAAATCTAGATCTCAAAAGATGCTAAAATTAGGGATTTCACCATCAGGAAAGcatgttttagagagagagcctagggatgcctgggtggctcagttgttaagcatctgccttccgctcaggtcatgatctcagggttctgggatcgagccccgcatggggctctctgctcagcgggaagcctgcttctccctctcccactccccctgcttgtgttcccactctcgctgtctctctctgtcaaataaataaataaaatattaaaaaaaacaacaactatagagagagagagagagcctatgGTTGGACAACCTTTTGCTAGTGTCTGGAAGAGATCAAAAGGTCAGAGTACTTTGTTGTTAAGAGTgctctttggggcgcctgggtggctcagttggttaagcgactgctttcggctcaggtcatgatcctggggtcgcgggatcgagtcccgcatcgggctccctgctcagcagggagtctgcttctccctctgaccttcctccatctcatgctctctctctaccactctctctctcaataaataaataaaaatcttttttaaaaaaaagagtgctctTTGAAGAGATCTGGCACGTGACTCGCGGATCCCCTCAGCTCTCTCAGCAGAAGCCAGGAATAAAAATGGCATTATTTCGGAAAGATCTGTAGAGCAATCTCTTGTCTCATGAAGTGAACCCCTGTGACATTCACAGGAGACCCGCAAAGTTCTTAAGGATATTATATCAGCAAAAACATCCCTAGCaaggatgaagaggaggaggagaggaaattaaagaaggctTCCCGAGTTTCCTCAAAATTCTTCAAGCAGGAAACAGGCCACTTACATGTTACTCAACCGTAAAGATGTGCTGCCcttcaggaaaaaagaatgatggCTCTGCGGGGCGTGGGGCAGGTCCAGAGGGCAGAGCTCAAGGGCGGGGAGGATTGTGGGCATCCgctgcttttcaaaagtttgccTTACGCCACTTTCCTTTTAGGAAAGATCTACATTAGTACCCttttcactaaccaaaagaaacccgaagatttttgcttttaaaaaggcaaaaaagcaaAATTGGCATACTGTGTGTTTTGCCTTGAGCCTTTATAGAGGCAGTGTGCACCCCAAGCAGCAAGAGCGGCCCCACCTAGCGCCTTCCCCAGGAACTGCCCTCAGCCTCTCGGCATCAAGCCACCATAGCTTGGAACTGTCTGTGAACATCTGTGCtctatcttgatttattttgggCATCTGTTAGCAATAtatgtcctaaggtatcagaaaagcctaggAGGGGTTCTGGGAATGCTCATAAATTTTTCCATattaaattaatggtaattgcttctttatACCATTTTGACTTACGAAAAGTTTCACAGGAACACTGTTATTTTCAGAGACCAGGGAAAACCTGTGTTCCCAAGCCTTGAAACCTAGTGGAATTTTCTGGGTCAGATTTCAAAATTGCTTGGAACCAgtattcctttttcccttccattttcttccttttaaaactgaaatgccgggcgcctgggtggctcagttggttaagcgactgccttcggctcaggtcatgatcctggagtcccgggatcgagtcccgcatcggggtccccgctcagcggggagtctgcttcttcctctgaccctcttccctctcatgctctctatctctcattctctctctctctaataaataataaataaataaattcttaaaaaaaataaaataaaactgaaatgcctcgaggcacctgggtggctcagttggctaagtgtccgactcttgatttcggctcaggtcatgatctcgggatcctgggatcgagccctgcataggactctgtgcttagtgcagtctgcctgtccctcttcctctgctcctcatttcccccccaccccacttgtgctctaaaacaaataaaatcttttttaaaaattaattgaaatgcCTCTAAGTGTTATCGAGTGCCTAAACAAGCCCTGTATTCTGGGATTAGATCATTTGTTTCTTGGGTTTGTATGCATGAACCCTACTCCACACCACAATCACATGAGATTCTCAGATTCATGGATAGAGAGGAATTTTGCCCCAGGATAGATCATACCCAGAGTCTCACTCATACCTAATTTCGATGATTTAGATAATGAGATATGGGACTTCTGAGTTGATGAGATTTAGAACTTGCATTGATGTTTAAGGGGTTAAAACTTTGGGGGGGAAATGGGATGGAGTGAAGGTTTGGCACATGGGATGGACATTAGTCTTTGAGAGCCAGACAACAGAATATAGTAGACTGAACAATGATTCCCCGATATCATAATCCCCCAaacttgtgaatatgttacctaaCATGgtaaaaggaactttgcagatgtgattaagttaaggatcttgagatgaagcGATTATCTTGATTTATCCAGGTGGATCCAGTGTAATCACATGGgtctttataagagggaggcagaaagatCAGAGGATGTGACAAAGGAAGCAGAGGGTCGGCGTTACAGAAGGATTTGAAGACGTTGTACTGCTGAcctcaaagatgaagaaaagggccacaagccaaggaatacagaTGGCTTCTAGAAACTGGacaaggcaaagaaacagattctcccagATGCTTGTTGACACTTGATTTTGTCTCAGTAAAACCCATTTCAGACTCTGACCTCAAGAATCATAAGATGATCTTTATGTTGTTTTATGGGAAACCAATACAAGGTCATACTGAACTTTGGTTTAAGTAGTCAGTTGGTGGCAGAATAGAAAGAGGCAGGCAAGGGGGGTAACACAATCATGAATGGACAGTCTGGAGAAAAGCTACACaaactcttgctctctctgagcCAGGAGAGGCTCATTCCTCTGGTCAGGTCGGAGGGCATGTGGCCAGGCTCACAGGTGGGAAGCACTGGGGGCTGATTCCAATTAAGGAGAAACTTTTAATAGGCTTGTCTGAAAACAGAGTTCCCGCTTGGATTGTGGTGCACCCTACCGATGGAGGTGTAGGGCAGGGACTATTCCCTGTGTCAAATGTATTACAGTTGTGTATTACAATCATTATTTTAAGCCTGTCTGCTGTTTGACAGACATAAgtccctccttcatttctgagaCTAGACTCCATACCCTCTCTCAGTCAGCACTTTGACTCTAATGTGTACAACCAACATCTGGGGagtttgttaaaatgcagattctggaaCAGGTCAGGCTGGGGCCGAGGAGAGGCGGTGGTCTGCAGCGACTTTAGGTAGTAAGATTCTAGAGACCAGAGATCCTCAAACTTGAACATGCAACAGAATCACCTGAAGGCCTTGCAAAAACAGGTAGCTGGGCCCCCACCTGGAATCCGATTTAGTAGGTCTCAGGCCTgaaagtttgcatttttaaacaaattcccAGATGAGGAggatgaggggaaggaggaaccacactttgagagccAATACTCTAGAACATTCTGTGAGCCATGGCTTTGGCCCTTTCTGGAATGCGGTGTGGTATGCCCACTGCTGGGAGTTTGGGTTGTTTAGTTTACAAAGTGTTTCCATTGCTCCCAAGAAACACTTGGGAGGGGTTATTCATTCTTCCTTGAGTTTAACTTTGTtgttaataaaacataaatttcagACATTTCTTATGAGGATTTTGGTGACGTCTGTGTAGAAGAGGCCTCTGCTGGCCCTGGGGACTCACTGCTATtgaacatttactgtgtgccaggcctggccccaggcccTTTGCAGACTAAATGTAAGTCCTTGACTGCAACAGGGggcagccccccccaccccaggcactgCCTGTCTGTGGCCCTCACCTCATGGTCCGTGCTGGGACCACGTGGCAGTACCTTACTCTCTAGGGTGAAGGAGACATCTTTGCATGTGTATGAAGCTCACCTAGTGCCTGGCATCCCACGCTAGCTGGATGACTGACTTTACCACCAAATATGCCATTCCCCCCACAAGGGCCCAGGACACCCTCTCACGGTGCCTGATTGTTCAGGGAAGGGTGGGTTAAGCAAGGGGTGAATGTGAGCAGGCGAGCCTAGAGGATGCTGGAAGGAAGGATAATGAACAGGGACTGACTGAGTTAACCAAGCCCATCAGGGGCCATCAAGGCTCCAAGGAGGCCCGTCCTCCCAAGATGCTCTGGGCCGCGTACTGTGCCACCGACAGTGAAGGGTGTGGGGCCTGAGCAGGGCAGAAGCTCTAATGAAGGCaatcccctctccttccccatccaTGACTCCTGCTACCCTTGTGCATTTTCTCCGCTTCCTTGATGGCCCCCACTGCCCACTCAACAGGCCCCCAAAAGCCCACCGCTGAGGGAGTCAGGCTGGGCAGGAAACAAGCAGCGTCCTCCTCTTGGGCCTGCTTTATTTGGGcgcggggtggggagggctctAGGCCTGCCGGGCCCGCAGCAGGGCCCGCACCTGACCGATCTGCCAGTCGACACTGGAGCTCGCTGTGCCACCCAGGGCGGCATACTGCTCCACGCTGTGGCCGTAGTCCCACACGCGGCTCACGTCGCCCGAGaacagggggctgggggagagaggaggaggtgggccAGGGCCCCGTGGGGTCCCCAGGGGCCTCAGGGGCCCAGGCTCACCTCctgggaggcagcagagggaggggagggggccgcaCCTGATGGTCTGTAGCTCCCTCAGCGACAGCTGGTTGAGGGGGACCCCCTTGGTCTCGGCCATGAACACAGCTTTCCCGGAGGCCTCATGGGCCTGGCGGAACGGCATCTGGGGCAGCCAGGCACAGGTAGCACCGACTCAGTCTTCCTCTGACCCCTGTTCAGCCCATGCCCTCACGCTCCCCCAACCCTCGGCCTGGGGGACATCCCCAtctccccccgcctccccagccACCCCACACTCACCCCTTTGCGGACCAGGTAGTAGGCAAGGTCAGTGGCCAGCATGTCAGGACTAAGAGCCCGTGCCATGTTGTCACGGTGAATCTGGGGGACACCGGTGGGGGGAGTAGTGAGtcctggggaccctgggtggTGAAGCTGCCAGCCTCAGGCCCAAAGCGTACCCCCCGTTAGCCAGGATGTCCCCGGCCTTGGGCAGATCCACTCTGACCcagcctgctctgctctctctgcttgagcCATTTGCCATCATCACTGATGATGTTTAGGGGAGCTCCTGGGGTTGTCAGCACTTTTTCTCAGGGGCCCCAGCCTTAGTGTGCATCAGAACCACCGGGTGGTGGCGGGTAGTGGGTAAAGATAGCCAAAGCAAGGTACTCCATTATTTGTTGGATTATTGTTGAAGCTGGCTGTTAGGCCATAGGGGTTCCTTGTGCATTCTCTCAACTGCGCGTACCGAAATTTCCCATCATAGACGgctaaaaaagaaatctggtcAGGCCGGTTGATGGGACCCCTAGATTCTAACCCACTTCCATTCTCCTGCAGCTAGCACCTTTCATCTCTTCGCGGGTCTCAGGAGCAGGAGCAaacacctccccacctccccctgccccagatcTTCTGGATGCACCCACCCTCACCTCCTCTCAAGATCACCTCCTGGCATGCCCATCCCAGGGTGGAGGGGCCTGGGGGACAAGACGGGGGGGCTTGCCTGTAGTGTAGAGATGACACCTGTGGCCACTTGGAGGACAGCACTCATGGTGTCTGACACTTCAAATACGGCTTCCTTGTCCTCCTGCGAGGCACGCGGCAGGAAGTGAGAGCCCAGCAGCCCTGTCCCCCACTGAGGCATCCCCACTGCCCTCCACTGGGAACACTCAGCACCTCGTACAAGCCACACCAACAGAGAGGAGAGTTCTCAAGGGCAGTCAAGGGCTGGGTGCATAGGGTGGGAGGTGGCAATTCCGCGGGGCCCCTGCTTGGATGTGCCAGGGCCCCAAGAAATGGGATGCGGTGTATGTGCAGGTGGGTCCCTCACCCACAGCCCCAGCCTCACACCTGTAAGTCCTTGTTGTAGGTGCTTGGAAGTCCCTTGAGTGTCATCAGGAGCCCAGCACACTGAGAAAAGAGTGAGACTGAGGAGGCTGGACCTCGAGCCCATCCTGGAAGTTCCCTCGGGAGCCCCAGGTCAGCCCAAAAGCCttgcccccactccctgccctgctcacccGCCCAAACACTCGCCCCGCCTTGCTCCGGATTAGCTCCAGGCTGTCTGGGTTTTTCTTCTGGGGCATCAGGCTGCTTCCGGTGCTGGGGACAGAGATGCTGGGGCTGAAAGGGCTCCCCTGCCCCTTGGCTGGTCTGCTGGCTGGATCAGGTGAGGTCTAGCAGCATGCAGTCCAGGTCTGctccagggggcgggggggcggggtggggaggaaggaagccaTGCTGGTGGGTGCAGAGCTGGGGTAGGGCAGGGTCCAGCCTTACCTGTAGGCATCTGAGAGCTGTACAAAGCTGAATTCCTTGGTGCCATAGAGGATGAGATCCTCAGCCATCCTGCTGAGGTGGGTCATGCACAGCGAAGCCCAGAACAGGAACTCAGCttgtgggaggaaagggagagcagGCCTTCTGGTCACCAGGCCTCTCTAGCTCCCCACTCAGTCTGGAGAAGCCCCAGGCGGACCAGacttggggtgggagggggctggagaggagCCAGGGCTAGAGGACAAATCAGAGCAGGGTGCGGGGGAATGGCCCTACAGAGGACAAGCGTGCTGGCTCCTAGGACTCACCCACAAAGTCTCGCTCACTGGTGGCATCCATGCTGTTGAGGGTGATGGCCCCAAAGTTCAGttctggaggagggagagacggGGAAGGCAATAGGGCTCGGCTTCCTCTACCCCAAATCAGGTTGCCCAGCCGGCTCCCCCTTGAGACTCTTTCAGGGAGGAgagtagggaggggcaggagtggggaagGGTCTCTTGTACAGGTcccaggaaggaagcaggagcTCTGAGTGTCCCCAGAGCCATGTACCCCTGCCACCAGCCTTCTCCTGCCCCTCTAGCCTCAGTGTCCATAGGTAATAAATGAGGGTTTCAACCAGACCCCTGCCCGCTCcgagtgtgtgtctgtggggcCTGGCAGGCGCTGAGGGGGATCTCcgcaggggaggggcaagggcaCCTCACCTGCTCGGAGCAGCTCCCGGTCCACACCCAGAGGGTTGCCTGCAATGGCCCCGCTGCAGGAAGAGGGGAGCGCCGGTGAGCAGGGCTCCCGGCACATACGCACGTGCACACCCAGAGCCAAGCCCTGACTGTCAGGGCTGCTGCCCAGTCAGCGTGGCTGACGAACGCTTGTCCCCATGGAGTGGCAACGGCAGGCTGAGGGCAACTGGCTGGCGGGCTGGGACCTCCCTGGAGAGCTCTGGCCCTGCTCTGACATACTTTCCAGCCTGGTTACCCCCACCTTAGAGGGAGCCGTGGGTCCAAGCAGGGTTCCCTCCCTTTCGGAGAGGCCAGTTACCCGGCTGGCTGGCCTCCTCTGTCCTTCCTAGCACCTCCTCTTCTGCTGGTCCCCAAGGACCGTGCTAGCCGTGTggcacaacccccacccccacctaggCCCTCAGAACACTGGGGCCTTACTCACCTCCCCAGGGGCAGGACGTTGACCCGCTTCTGCACCTCCAACAGCCTCTCAGAGTCTCTGGTCAGCGCCACGGCATGGCTGCAGGAAGCCAGGGGGCAAGCGGTCAGGGCAAACTGGGGCCCTCCCTTCTGTCACAGCCCCTCCACAGTACCCCTGCCCTATGCCCCACCCCACTCACCTCAGGATCCAGTGGCTCCAGCGGATGGGCTGAGCCCTCTGCAGGTGCGTATACCCTGGGAAGAGGACGTCACGTTCCCTgcggggacgggggggggggggggggcggagaatAGGGGCAGGGGCCTGAGGGGCTCAGCAGCTTCAGGCAAGGGCTGCCTGTGTCACCCCACACCCTGCAGGCCTGAGCCCCAACAGGGAAAAGCAGGGCCAGCCTTCCAAGGATCTGCCTGCACAAGAAACCAAGTGATCTCCTGGGGACAAACACATCATAATGGAGGAGACCAGAAGTGGGGCAGTGTGACCCAAGGACCGGGCCAGGGCTGTGGAGCCTCCCAGAGTAGGACTGGGGCTGGGACCAAATGGGATTAAGTCCTCAGCTCTGAGCAGAGGTTGAGAGCAAAGGAGGGCACACAGAGTGGGTACTACCCGGCAGGGGGAGTCGCATTTGTGAGCACTTTGAGAAGCTCCCAAGGACCTCGGAAGAGCAGGgggcactttattttattttatttttttaaagatttcatttatttatttgacagagagagagagacagccagaaagggaacacaagcagggggagtggcagagggagaagcaggcctcccgcggagcagggagcccgatgcggggctcgatcccaggaccccgggaccatgatccgagcggaaggcagacgcgtaacgactgagccaccccggcgccccgagCAGGGGGCTCTTTAAAGTAGGCAAGGCAGAGGTGCCGTAggtgatggttttgttttttttgtttttgtttttttaatcaacagCTTTTCTGAGCTACAATTCAcctacaattcacccatttagaCTGTACACTTTACTGTACATCCGTTACCACatcaattttagaaattttctttccCCCAGAGAAGAAACCTTTTAGTCATTAGGAGTCACTCCCTGTTtctccccagcacccccagggTGACTGATGGTTCTTATGACCTCATTGTCCCCCAGGTGGTAAGGTCAGTGAAACAGAGGTCCCAGGGAGCTGCGGAAGAGGAAGGGTCAACCCTGACTGTGACGCCGGATCGGGACTTCTCGGCAGCAAATTGGCCAGGTCGGCCAAGAGCAAAGGCAACCCGAAAGACGTGAGGTCACAGGAGCCAAAACTTGGGACAAGGCCAGCGGGAGGCAGCTTTGGCTGTCCTGTGTCCACGCTGGGTGGGGACCGGGGGGTGGAACAGTGGACAGGGGGCACAGGCAGGCTGAAGGGTGACCCGGGCTGCCCCCAGCACAGGCGACCCCTTTCCTCAGGCTTCGGGGCATCTGCCTAGTGCCTCAGCCTCCTACTTATGAAGCCTCAGAGGGTGAGCTCGCCCTGCCTGCTGAGCTCGGCGGGCCTGGCAGGAGGAAACGTGGCAGGAAGTGCCCCCGTGCCTGGCTGCTTTGCCTCACTTGGTCCAGGAGTTCCGGGAGGCCCCTGaaccccagggcctggctcccCGACCGCCTTCACCCTTGCCACCTAGATCTGGCAATCAGGCTGCCTGTCTTAGGGGACAGCAGACCCCGGCTGCCCTCATGCCCCCCTGGGGGTCCACGGGAGACTCACGCCTCTGCCCGGTCCACCATAGTTCTGATGAGCTCCTGGAGGAGGGCAGAAAGTTTAGAGCAGTTCTGTCGCATCCACAGCCTGAGGTCTGTGACCACCTGTGGGGAGGAGAATGTGGCACTCAGGGAGAGAGATGTGTTGCTTCGCTGGGGAGCCAGGACCACCGCCGAGCCCTAAATCTGCCACCTGGGCTCCCCAAGATCGGGAATGCACAGGGCCCGGGGGTGCGGTGGGGCGGGGGCCGTAGGAACTGGTGGCACCTGGTCATTCCGACTTCGGCCTGTGTGCAGCTTCCCTGCAGTCTCACCGATGAGCtcctggaggtggagggaggcatGGGGTCAGGGTCTGCCTACTTGTAGCCCACTGGGGTCAGCTTAGGCAGGGCCTGGTTCCTCCCAGCCCTGTCACCTTCCCTCCCTACTCCTGGTCCCTGCCATCTCTGCAGAGGCCACCTGCTCTGAGGTCCGGCCTGCCCTCTGCCAGTGAGGAAGGGAACAGAATGATGGCGCTTATGCTCCAAGTGGCCAAGGGTGAGGTGGAGAGGGGAGGCCAGGCGGACAGGTTGGCAGGGGGGGGTCATACCTTCAGACGCCGCTCGTTGGCTGTGTGAATATCTTCATCATTGGGGTTTAGTTTGAAGGTGCCCTGAGCCCACTCCTCAGCCACCTGTAGCAGATGGCAACAACCCCAGGGGTCAGGGGTCAGCTGTCCGCAGCCAAACCGGTCCCCGGTCCCACCCCTGGGAAGAGGACGTCTGAACACTGACTGTCTCTGTATAAGAGCTGAGTCCTACAGGTGCGCCACAGGAAGGGTGAGTGCTCCACAGGGGGATGCAGTCCCCACCCCCGAGGGACTTGGTAG
Proteins encoded in this region:
- the ASL gene encoding argininosuccinate lyase, with the translated sequence MASESGKLWGGRFVGAVDPIMEKFNSSIAYDRHLWEVDVQGSKAYSRGLEKAGLLTKAEMDQILHGLDKVAEEWAQGTFKLNPNDEDIHTANERRLKELIGETAGKLHTGRSRNDQVVTDLRLWMRQNCSKLSALLQELIRTMVDRAEAERDVLFPGYTHLQRAQPIRWSHWILSHAVALTRDSERLLEVQKRVNVLPLGSGAIAGNPLGVDRELLRAELNFGAITLNSMDATSERDFVAEFLFWASLCMTHLSRMAEDLILYGTKEFSFVQLSDAYSTGSSLMPQKKNPDSLELIRSKAGRVFGRCAGLLMTLKGLPSTYNKDLQEDKEAVFEVSDTMSAVLQVATGVISTLQIHRDNMARALSPDMLATDLAYYLVRKGMPFRQAHEASGKAVFMAETKGVPLNQLSLRELQTISPLFSGDVSRVWDYGHSVEQYAALGGTASSSVDWQIGQVRALLRARQA